The sequence GGCCGAGAGCGCGTTGGTCAGGGCGGCGTTGTAGTCGCCCTCCAAGGGCTCGTACTGGACGGTGATGCCTTCGGCGGCCAGGTCGTCGCCGATGACCTCGCCAAGAAGCCTGGTGACGATGCGGGGGTCTTCACCGCCGTAGCCCATGATGCGCACGGTGGTCTGCGCGAAGGCGGCGCCTAAAAAGCTCAGCGCGAGCAGGGTGACGAGTAGCCGTGTTACGTTCATGTCTTCCTCCTGAAGTCCTTAAAGCTTTGTCCAAAGCGTCCCGTTTTCAAGGGCTTGTGTACCGCTTATGTACCGATAGTCTTAGCTCACCTGAGCGCTATACCTAGTACCTTTTCACCTCCTCCGGGCGGTGGTCCCGCGGACCACCAGGCGGACCGGCACCGTTTCATGGCGAAGCGGCTCGCCCCGCAGGCCCTCCTTGAGCAGCGCCACTGCCGCACCGGCAATGTGCGAAATGTCCTGTCTGATGGTGGTGAGGCCGTCACCGACGCCGGGCAGGTCGTCGAAGCCGACCACCGACACGTCCGCCGGCACGCGCAGGCCCAAGTCGTCGAGGGCGGCCATTGCGCCGATGGCCATCTCGTCGGTGGCGGCGAAGACCGCGCTGAAGCGCAGGCCCTTCTCATGGGCCTTGCGAAGGGCGCGGTAGGCGCCCAGGCTGGTGAACTCGCCGTCTAGAAGCTGCGCGCTCGAGACCTCGAGGCCCGCGCGCCCGAACACGTCCCTAAAGCCCTGGTAGCGGTCGAAAAAGGCCTGGCTGCCGGTAAAGCCGCTGACGTGGACGATGGCCTCGTGCTGCAGCCGCAAGAGGTGCTCGGCGGCCTGCCGCCCGCCGCCGTAGTCGTCGGGCGCGACCCAGCGAATGCCTTCGCCATGGCCGATGAGGACGAAGGGAACGCCTTGGCTCTGCAAGTAGGCGAGGCGCGGGTCGTCCTCTTGGGCGCCCAGGAGGATCATGCCGTCGGCGAGCCCCTCGGGCAAGCCGTCAGGACCGGAAGGGATCTCCTGGAGCCGGTAGCCGTCGTTTTGCAGCTCGCTGATGAGGTGCTCCAAAAAGAGGGTGAAGTAGGGGATCAAGACGAGGCGGCGGTTGGTGGCGGCGACGTGCAGGCCGATCCGGGTCGTCTGGCCGAAGGAGAGCTCGCGCGCGGCCAGGTCGGGCTGGTAGTCGAGCCGGGTCATCGCCGCCAGGACGCGCTCCCGCGTCGTCTTCCTGACGCCGCGGCGGTCGTTCAGGACGCGGCTGACCGTTCCAGTCGAGACGCCGGCGGCCGAGGCCACGTCCTGGATCGTCGGGCGCTGCGCTTTGACGGCTGTGGCGTTCACGCTCACTCGGCTTACCCTCTCGTTTCGTAACCGCTTACAATTTCTGTCCTTCCAGCCTACCCCCCGCCCTCTCCTTTGTCAAGCCTCGCCGAACTGCCGGCCACCGCCTTGGTGCCGTAGGGCTCGAGCACCCAAAGGCCGGTTAGGCCGTCCAAGGCACCTCGATCGGAGGTCGGGCCTACGGGCGAAGGTGAGGTTCAGCCGCGGCTGGAAGCGCTTACAAAAGCCGTCTGTTCCGGGTGCTGCCGAGGTGACTGGCTTGTGGACTGGACTTTCTCTCCTGCTGGTGGCGCTCTTCGGCCCCCTGTTCGGGCGCTGACGCGCTTGACCGAGCAGCGGCCACGCGATCGTCGTGCAGTTTGGGCGCAGTGTAGGGCAAAACGCCTGTGATAAAGTTAAAAGGCTAAACGTCCTGCCGCTCGCGCTCGAGGCGGCGCAAAACCCTCTGTGCTAGCAGGATCGTCAACTATCGTCTAACTAGATGTCCAATAAGGAGGCGCCAGGCAACATGGCTGATGTTCAAGACGCGAAAGTCCAGAGCGGCGACAAGGAGCCGCACAGCCAAGAGCTCGCCAGAGAGCTCGAGCAAATCGAGAACCAGGAGTGGCTCGAGTCGCTCGACTACGTGCTCGAGCACGGCGGCAAGGAGCGGGTAGCCGAGCTCTTGAGGAGGCTCGAGATCCACGCCCAGCAGGCCGGGGTACGCATTCCCTTCACCGCCAACACTCCCTACTTAAACACCATTTCGGCGCATGAAGAGCCCGACTACCCCGGCGACCGCGCTTTGGAGCGCCGCATCCGCGGCATCCTGCGCTGGAACGCCGTAGCCATGGTGGTGCGCGCCAACAAGCGCTCCGACGGCATCGGCGGTCACCTCTCCACCTACGCCTCGTCGGCGACGCTCTACGAGGTCGGCTTCAACCACTTCTTCAGGGGCAAGGACGCCGGCTTGGACGCCGACATGATCTACTTCCAGGGCCATGCCAGCCCCGGCATCTACGCGCGCTCCTTTTTGGAGGGCCGCCTTACGGAGGAACACCTAGAGAACTTCCGCCGCGAGATGGCCGGGGGAGACAATTTGGCCTCCTACCCCCACCCCTGGCTGATGCCCGACTACTGGGAGTTTGCCACCGTGTCGATGGGCCTGGGCCCGATCATGTCGATCTACCAGGCGCGCTTCAACCGCTACCTGGAGGACCGCGGCCTAAAGGAAAAGGGCAGCGCCAAGGTCTGGGCCTTCCTGGGCGACGGCGAGATGGACGAGCCCGAGAGCCTGGGCTCTATAAGCCTGCCCGCGCGCGAAAAACTCGACAATCTCATCTGGGTCGTCAACTGCAACCTGCAGCGCTTGGACGGCCCGGTGCGCGGCAACGGCCAGATCATCCAGGAGCTCGAGGCGATTTTCCGGGGCGCGGGCTGGAACGTCATCAAGGTGGTCTGGGGATCTAGCTGGGACAGGCTGCTCGACAAGGACCAGGACGGCGTCCTCGCCCGGCGCTTCGAGAAGCTCGTCGACGGTGAGTCGCAGCGCTACGCGGCCTACGGCGGCAAGGCGCTGCGCGAGGAGTTCTTCAACACGCCCGAGCTCAAGAGGCTGATCGAGGGCTGGAGCGACCAGGACCTGGCCGGGCTCAACCGCGGCGGCCACGACTCGAGCAAGATCTACGCGGCCTTTAAGGCGGCCACCCTACACAAGGGCCAGCCCACCCTGATCCTGCCGCGCACGGTCAAGGGCTACGGCTTGGGCGAGTCGAGCCAGGCCTCGAACGTCAGCCACCAGCAGAAAAAGCTCAACGAGGAGGGCGTCAAGCTCTTCCGCGACCGCTTCGAGATCCCCATCGCGGACGACGAACTGGCCAAGATGCCCTTCTACAAGCCCGCCGACGACAGCCCCGAAATGAAATACCTGCTCGAGCGCCGCCAGCAGCTCGGCGGCTCCTTGCCCGAGCGCCGCGTCACCGCCCCAGCGCTCAAGACCCCCGACGAGAGCGTCTTCGAGGAGTTCTACAAGGGTACCGAGGAGCGCAGCGTCTCGACCACCATGGTCTTCGTGCGCATCCTCGCCAAGCTCTTACGCGACCAGGAGATCGGCAGGCTGATCGTGCCGATAATCCCCGACGAGGCCAGAACCTTCGGCATGGAGGCGCTCTTCAGGCAGATCGGCATCTACTCGCACATCGGCCAGCTCTACGAGCCCGTCGACGCCGCCAACCTGCTCTACTACAAGGAGGCCAAGGACGGCCAGATCCTGGAAGAGGGCATCACCGAGGCGGGGTCGATGTCGTCCTTTATCGCCGCCGGCACCGCCTACGCCACTCACGGCGTCAACACCATTCCCTTTTTCATCTACTACTCGATGTTCGGTTTTCAGCGCATCGGCGACTTCGCCTGGGCGGCGGGCGACATGCGCACCAGGGGCTTCATGCTGGGTGCCACCGCCGGCCGCACCACCTTGGCGGGCGAAGGTTTGCAGCACCAGGACGGCCACTCGCACGTCTTGGCCTACCCCATCCCCAACCTAATGGCTTACGACCCGGCCTTTGCCTATGAGCTCGCGGTCATCATCCGCGAGGGCATCCGCCGGATGTACGAGGCGGGCGAGAGCCTCTACTACTACCTCACCGTCGGCAACGAGACCTATCCCCAGCCCGCCATGCCCGAGCCCCGTGACGACGTCAAGGCGGGCATCTTAAGGGGCATGTACCGCTTCAAAGAGGGCGAGGGGGGCAAGCTGAGGGCGCAGCTTCTCGGCAGCGGCGCCATCATGGGCGAGGTCTTAAAGGCGCAGGAAATGCTCAAGGACTTCGGCGTCTCGGCCGACGTGTGGAGCGTCACCTCCTACAAGGAGCTCCACCGCGACGCCTTGGACGCCGAGCGCTACAACATGCTCAACCCGGACAAGACCCCGCGCAGCGCCTACGTCCACGACCTCTTGCGCGACAGCGAAGGCGTGATAATAGCGGCGTCGGATTACCTCAAGCTCCTGCCTGACGCTTTAGCAGGCCACCTGCCCCGACCCATCCATAGCTTAGGCACCGACGGCTTCGGCCGCAGCGAGGCGAGGGAGCAGCTCCGCGACCACTTCGAGGTCGACGCCCGCTTTATCACCCTGGCGACGCTTCAGGCGCTGGCGAAAGAGGGCGCGCTCGAGAAAGAAGCCGTCCAGGAGGCGATCAAAGGGCTCGACATCGACCCCGAAAAAGCCAACCCGATGTTCGCCTAAAGCAACCGATTTGAGAGGAGCCCTGCGTGGCCAACGAATTCAAACTTCCCGATGTGGGCGAGGGCATCGAGTCCGGCGTCGTCGTCGGCATCCTGGTCGCCGTCGGCGACACCGTCGAGGCGGACCAGCCCGTCCTGGAGCTCGAGACCGACAAGGCCGTGGTCGAGGTGCCGTCCTCGGTGGCGGGCACCGTCCAGGAGATCCACGTCGCCGAAGGCGACGAGGCCAAGGTCGGCCAGGTAATCCTGACGCTCGGCGAAGAGGGGGCGGGAGCCGCCGAGAGTGGGGACGCCGAGAGTGGGGACGCCGAGGGCGACGAGGCTGTCGAAGCGGCCGAGGACGTTCCCGCCAAAGCCGCCGAGACGGACGGCGCCGCCGAGGGAGCGGAAGAGGCCGCCGAGGAAGCGGAAGAGGCGGAAAGCCCGGACGAGAAAAAGGCTGTCGAGGCCAAAGCCGAGGGAGAAAGCGAGGCCGAGGCCGGCGAGAAGGCTCCCTACGCGCCTCCGGACGCCAAGCTCGAGAGGGAAGGCGAGGACCGCCACAACATTCCCGCCGCCCCGTCGGTGCGGCGCCTCGCCCGCGAGATGGGTGTGGACCTGAGCCAGATAGGCGGCTCGGGCCTAGCCGGCCGCATCTCGGCGGACGACGTCAGGCGCGCGGCCGAGGGCGGCCAGCCCTCCCAGGCCGCGCCCGCGCGGGCGCCCAAGCTGCCCGACTTCGGCAAGTGGGGCGAGGTGTCGCGCCAGCCCATGAGCGGCGTGCGCCGCGCCACCGCCAAGCAGATGGCGCTGTCGTGGAGCAACGTCCCGCACGTCACCCAGTTCGACAAGGCCGACATCACCGAGTTGGAAAAGCTCCGCAAAGCTTATGCCAAAAGGGTCGAGGCGGCGGGCGGCGGCAAGCTGACCCCGACCGCGAGCATCCTCAAGGTGGCCGCGGCGGCACTCAAGGTCTTTTCCGACTTTGGCGCCTCGATCGATGTGGGCAGCAACGAGATCGTCTACAAGCGCTACGTCCACATCGGCGTGGCCGTCGATACCAAGCGCGGCCTGTTGGTGCCGGTCATCCGCGACGCCGACAAGAAGAACATCATCGAGCTCTCCAGGGAGCTCAACGAAGCCGCCGAGCGCGCTCGCGGCGGCAAGACCAGCCTAGAGGAGATGCAGGGCGGCACCTTCACCATCACCAACCTGGGCGGCATCGGCGGCACCGGCTTCACGCCCATCGTCAACCACCCCGAGGTGGCGATTCTGGGCGTGTCCAAGGCCGGCATGGAGCCCGTCTGGATGGACGATGCCTTCCAGCCCCGGCTGATGATGCCGCTGTCCTTGTCCTACGACCACCGCCTCATCGACGGCGCCTCGGCGGCAAGGTTCCTGCGCTGGATCTGCGAGGCTTTGGAGCAGCCCTTCCTCCTGGCGCTCGAGGGCTGAGCTTCTCGCTCCTACCCTTGTAAACCACGAGGGCAGGAGCGCATCATAATGACGGAGGCTGACATGGCGACTCGAATAAGACCCGCCTTGACCGTGGCCGACTTGGCGCTCATGCCCGAGGACGGCAACCGTTACGAGGTGATTGAAGGAGAGCTTTTCGTGACGCGTGCGTCTGGGTTACACCACCAACGTCTATCTGGCAGACTTTTTCTGGCGCTGAGCGCCTACCTCGAGCACCATCCCGTCGGCGAGGTGTTCCAGGCGCCGGGCGTCCTCTTCGACGACTTCAGCGGCGTGGTTCCCGACCTCGTGTTCATCAGCCACGGCCGCCTCGGTGAAGTCGCGGCGGGCGACAGGATCGAAGGTGCGCCGGAACTGTTGATCGAAATCCTCTCCCCCGGCGCCGAAAACATCCGGCGCGACCGCGTGGTGAAACGGCAGGCCTACGGCAAGCACGGCGTGCTCGAGTACTGGATCGTCGACCCCAATGCGCAAACGGTCGAGGTCTACGGGCTGGAGCGCGGCGTCTTGGAGTTGCAAGGACGCTTTGGGGTGGAGGACAAGGTGACCTCATCGGTGCTGAAAGGGCTCGAGCTCATCGTTGGCGATCTGTTCGCTAGGTCGTAAGAGCGAAGGAGGTGCAATATAATCGCTATAATCGCTCCATTTGGGGAATATATTGAGGTTGCCGCGTAAAGCCCCGCCCAACAAGTCATTCGAGCGGACCGCCCGATAGAGAGCTTGTCATCAAGCTTCCTCGCACCGATACTTGAATGCTGTTCGCGGGCAGCCGTTCAATTCCGGCGTTGGGCGGCAGTGGGCGTAGTTCGAGGGAGAATAATTCCGGGACGGCCCGCCACTGAGCATAAGTCGCAAACAAGCGTTGGCATTGGAGGCGCAAAATGGGCACACTGCCCGCCACTACCGATGTCGTGATCGTCGGGGCCGGGCCCACGGGTCTTGCCCTCGCCGCTGTTCTCGCCACGGAGGGCGTCTCCTTCGTCCTCGTAGACCGGCTTGCCGAGGGCGCCAACACCTCGCGCGCCGCGGTGGTGCACGCCCGTACCCTCGAGGTGCTGGAGGAGCTGGAGGTCACCGACCGGCTGCGCGTCGAGGGGCACGTGGTGCCCCGCTTCACCGTTCGCGACCGCGACCACGTGCTAACCACGATACGCTTCGACGGGTTGCCCACCCGCTACCCATACACGCTGATGGTTCCGCAGGACATCACCGAGTCGATCCTGCTGGGCCGGCTGCGCGAGTTGG is a genomic window of Deinococcota bacterium containing:
- a CDS encoding ABC transporter substrate-binding protein, whose protein sequence is MNVTRLLVTLLALSFLGAAFAQTTVRIMGYGGEDPRIVTRLLGEVIGDDLAAEGITVQYEPLEGDYNAALTNALSA
- a CDS encoding LacI family transcriptional regulator, with product MNATAVKAQRPTIQDVASAAGVSTGTVSRVLNDRRGVRKTTRERVLAAMTRLDYQPDLAARELSFGQTTRIGLHVAATNRRLVLIPYFTLFLEHLISELQNDGYRLQEIPSGPDGLPEGLADGMILLGAQEDDPRLAYLQSQGVPFVLIGHGEGIRWVAPDDYGGGRQAAEHLLRLQHEAIVHVSGFTGSQAFFDRYQGFRDVFGRAGLEVSSAQLLDGEFTSLGAYRALRKAHEKGLRFSAVFAATDEMAIGAMAALDDLGLRVPADVSVVGFDDLPGVGDGLTTIRQDISHIAGAAVALLKEGLRGEPLRHETVPVRLVVRGTTARRR
- the aceE gene encoding pyruvate dehydrogenase (acetyl-transferring), homodimeric type codes for the protein MADVQDAKVQSGDKEPHSQELARELEQIENQEWLESLDYVLEHGGKERVAELLRRLEIHAQQAGVRIPFTANTPYLNTISAHEEPDYPGDRALERRIRGILRWNAVAMVVRANKRSDGIGGHLSTYASSATLYEVGFNHFFRGKDAGLDADMIYFQGHASPGIYARSFLEGRLTEEHLENFRREMAGGDNLASYPHPWLMPDYWEFATVSMGLGPIMSIYQARFNRYLEDRGLKEKGSAKVWAFLGDGEMDEPESLGSISLPAREKLDNLIWVVNCNLQRLDGPVRGNGQIIQELEAIFRGAGWNVIKVVWGSSWDRLLDKDQDGVLARRFEKLVDGESQRYAAYGGKALREEFFNTPELKRLIEGWSDQDLAGLNRGGHDSSKIYAAFKAATLHKGQPTLILPRTVKGYGLGESSQASNVSHQQKKLNEEGVKLFRDRFEIPIADDELAKMPFYKPADDSPEMKYLLERRQQLGGSLPERRVTAPALKTPDESVFEEFYKGTEERSVSTTMVFVRILAKLLRDQEIGRLIVPIIPDEARTFGMEALFRQIGIYSHIGQLYEPVDAANLLYYKEAKDGQILEEGITEAGSMSSFIAAGTAYATHGVNTIPFFIYYSMFGFQRIGDFAWAAGDMRTRGFMLGATAGRTTLAGEGLQHQDGHSHVLAYPIPNLMAYDPAFAYELAVIIREGIRRMYEAGESLYYYLTVGNETYPQPAMPEPRDDVKAGILRGMYRFKEGEGGKLRAQLLGSGAIMGEVLKAQEMLKDFGVSADVWSVTSYKELHRDALDAERYNMLNPDKTPRSAYVHDLLRDSEGVIIAASDYLKLLPDALAGHLPRPIHSLGTDGFGRSEAREQLRDHFEVDARFITLATLQALAKEGALEKEAVQEAIKGLDIDPEKANPMFA
- a CDS encoding 2-oxo acid dehydrogenase subunit E2, with product MANEFKLPDVGEGIESGVVVGILVAVGDTVEADQPVLELETDKAVVEVPSSVAGTVQEIHVAEGDEAKVGQVILTLGEEGAGAAESGDAESGDAEGDEAVEAAEDVPAKAAETDGAAEGAEEAAEEAEEAESPDEKKAVEAKAEGESEAEAGEKAPYAPPDAKLEREGEDRHNIPAAPSVRRLAREMGVDLSQIGGSGLAGRISADDVRRAAEGGQPSQAAPARAPKLPDFGKWGEVSRQPMSGVRRATAKQMALSWSNVPHVTQFDKADITELEKLRKAYAKRVEAAGGGKLTPTASILKVAAAALKVFSDFGASIDVGSNEIVYKRYVHIGVAVDTKRGLLVPVIRDADKKNIIELSRELNEAAERARGGKTSLEEMQGGTFTITNLGGIGGTGFTPIVNHPEVAILGVSKAGMEPVWMDDAFQPRLMMPLSLSYDHRLIDGASAARFLRWICEALEQPFLLALEG
- a CDS encoding Uma2 family endonuclease; its protein translation is MATRIRPALTVADLALMPEDGNRYEVIEGELFVTRASGLHHQRLSGRLFLALSAYLEHHPVGEVFQAPGVLFDDFSGVVPDLVFISHGRLGEVAAGDRIEGAPELLIEILSPGAENIRRDRVVKRQAYGKHGVLEYWIVDPNAQTVEVYGLERGVLELQGRFGVEDKVTSSVLKGLELIVGDLFARS